The Gillisia sp. Hel_I_86 genome has a segment encoding these proteins:
- a CDS encoding peptidase domain-containing ABC transporter yields MKNTMSPWERFIGLLQLDKRDLKHIFYYALTAGIVALSLPLGIQAIINLIQGAQISSSWIVLVVLVTMGVAFQGALQLMQIRILESIQQKIFTRSSFEFAYRFPKIKTSELHNYYPPELANRFFDTLTVQKGLSKILIDFPAAVLQIIFGIILLSFYHSFFIIYGILLILLIYIVFKFTAQKGLETSLKESKNKYKVAHWLQEIARSVVSFKLSGKTSLAMDRNDKLTTSYLVARESHFRVLVLQFIQMIGFKILVTAGLLVIGGLLVINQQMNIGQFVAAEIIILLVITSVEKLITGLETFYDVLTSLEKIGQVVDKKLEPQDGINPFANPQPLKVELEHVHYTTSDGMDILKDINLSIGKQERILLEGTTGSGKTTLLKLVSGLIYPTKGSLYINENSIKGIWPNKYRRKIGQVLPEQHPFEGTILENITFGDPEITITRVNEVCKNLGLLSFIKEQPKGLKTKLYSEGKQIPYTIAKRIVLARAIVHEPELLLLKDPLEHFETQDSKEIITYLTHNEQPWSIIVSSRNAMWRRYCTQTIKMTNGTIKTTTNA; encoded by the coding sequence ATGAAAAATACAATGTCTCCCTGGGAACGATTTATTGGCTTGCTTCAGCTGGATAAACGAGATTTAAAACACATATTTTACTACGCTTTAACAGCAGGAATTGTTGCACTTTCCCTCCCTTTGGGAATACAAGCGATCATTAATTTAATTCAAGGTGCACAAATATCTTCTTCGTGGATAGTTCTTGTGGTACTAGTTACCATGGGCGTTGCATTTCAAGGAGCCTTGCAACTTATGCAAATACGAATTTTGGAAAGTATTCAACAAAAGATATTTACAAGATCTTCTTTCGAATTTGCATATAGGTTTCCTAAAATAAAAACCAGTGAATTGCATAACTATTATCCACCAGAATTAGCAAATAGATTTTTTGATACGCTAACAGTTCAAAAAGGATTATCCAAAATATTAATAGATTTTCCCGCAGCTGTTTTACAGATTATATTTGGGATTATATTGCTCTCATTCTATCATTCTTTTTTTATAATATATGGGATCCTTCTTATCCTGCTCATCTACATTGTTTTTAAATTCACAGCCCAGAAAGGATTGGAAACAAGCCTTAAAGAATCGAAGAACAAATACAAGGTGGCACATTGGTTACAAGAAATAGCCAGATCTGTGGTAAGCTTTAAGCTCTCTGGAAAAACTTCCCTTGCAATGGATAGAAATGATAAGCTCACAACTTCGTATCTAGTTGCCAGAGAAAGTCATTTTAGAGTTTTGGTGCTTCAATTTATTCAGATGATTGGTTTTAAGATTCTGGTAACTGCTGGACTTTTAGTAATTGGTGGTTTGCTGGTTATTAATCAACAAATGAACATTGGTCAATTTGTAGCTGCAGAAATTATTATTTTATTGGTGATTACTTCCGTAGAAAAATTAATCACAGGATTGGAAACCTTCTACGATGTGCTTACTTCCTTAGAGAAAATAGGTCAGGTTGTAGATAAAAAATTAGAACCCCAAGATGGGATAAATCCTTTTGCCAACCCACAGCCTTTAAAGGTGGAATTGGAACATGTTCATTACACTACTTCAGATGGAATGGATATTTTAAAGGATATCAATTTGTCTATTGGTAAACAAGAGCGCATTCTTTTAGAAGGAACAACAGGTTCGGGAAAAACAACTTTATTAAAGCTAGTTTCGGGATTGATCTATCCCACCAAGGGTTCCTTATATATTAATGAAAATTCAATAAAGGGAATATGGCCCAATAAATACCGAAGAAAGATTGGACAAGTCTTACCAGAACAACATCCTTTTGAAGGAACTATCTTGGAAAATATAACTTTTGGTGACCCTGAGATCACAATAACCAGGGTGAACGAAGTTTGTAAAAATTTAGGTTTACTTAGTTTTATTAAAGAACAACCAAAGGGTTTAAAAACCAAGTTATACTCGGAAGGGAAACAAATTCCCTATACTATTGCAAAGCGTATAGTACTTGCCAGAGCAATAGTGCATGAGCCAGAATTATTGTTGCTCAAAGATCCTTTGGAACATTTTGAAACACAGGACTCTAAAGAGATCATAACTTACCTAACCCATAATGAACAGCCATGGTCCATTATTGTTTCTTCCAGAAATGCTATGTGGAGGAGATATTGTACCCAAACCATAAAGATGACAAATGGAACCATAAAAACGACTACAAATGCTTAA
- a CDS encoding DUF5916 domain-containing protein: MKLPYLTFILITFCFNVNAQEAKKQLQIQRTQVAPKIDGILDDAAWATAEEAAGFIQFRPNINVRDTEGNKTVVKMTYDNSALYIAAHLYDDPSKISKQLSSRDNFGNSDFFGFIVNPNNDAQNDTEFFVFASGTQADAISNPSVGEDFGWNSVWSSAVEIVDDGWIVEMKIPYRCLRFDNDNVETWGIQFHRRFRRDESQYTWNPIDVSKGNIGLYHGELKGLSDLDPPTRLSLYPFISTVQNSFDGVYESNFNAGLDVKFGLTENFTLDATLIPDFSQTGFDNITLNLGPFEQTFSEQRQFFTEGVDLFSKGNLFFSRRVGGAPITDPVTSVNEEVVDYPESVKVLNAIKVSGRTKKGLGLGFFNSFTEKAEATIENIDTKERRLEVVEPFTNYNIIVVDQQFNGNSSIGIINTNVTRESSFRDANVTALTSDITNKRNTYQVRGDLKMSNLNLESGMETGFSSFFAARKAHGNFRYSIDHSYADTKYDPNDLGLQYRNNYNDFGIDINYRTFEPSGKWNRYFANFYVNYTRLANPSSFTGLGMGISANGTFKKLNQMGFNINLRPGKQYDYFEPRKAGSYFITENGVNVNGWWQSNNNKKVALSANIGTETFLENGRDYFDYWFGFGPRFRFNDKFTISYFFYRDHYLGDRGYVAQIGEEVIFGDRDRVEIEQTFNASYNFNPNNTLSLTLRNYWGTVDYEDQLFSLLDNGRVTNATGYTKTTIPDNPDINFTTWNFDLGYSWQFAPGSFVTALYRNQLFNFDTAARDSYTQSLDTLFEQPINHVFSLKLQYFLDYNQVSGLLKKQKS; encoded by the coding sequence ATGAAACTACCATATTTAACCTTCATCTTAATCACATTTTGTTTTAATGTAAATGCACAAGAAGCAAAAAAACAACTTCAAATTCAACGAACTCAAGTAGCTCCAAAAATCGATGGGATCTTGGATGATGCTGCATGGGCTACCGCAGAGGAAGCTGCTGGCTTTATTCAGTTTCGTCCAAATATAAATGTTAGGGATACCGAGGGAAATAAGACGGTGGTAAAAATGACCTATGACAATTCCGCGCTATACATCGCTGCCCATTTATATGACGATCCTTCCAAAATATCAAAGCAACTTTCGAGTCGAGATAATTTTGGGAATTCAGATTTCTTCGGCTTTATCGTAAACCCGAATAATGATGCTCAAAATGATACCGAATTCTTTGTATTTGCTTCCGGAACCCAAGCCGATGCCATTTCTAACCCTAGTGTAGGGGAAGATTTTGGTTGGAACAGCGTTTGGAGCAGTGCCGTAGAGATCGTGGATGATGGTTGGATCGTGGAGATGAAGATCCCTTATCGCTGCCTGAGATTCGATAATGACAATGTGGAAACCTGGGGAATCCAGTTTCATAGACGTTTTAGAAGGGATGAATCTCAATACACTTGGAACCCCATAGATGTTTCCAAAGGGAATATTGGTTTGTACCATGGGGAATTAAAGGGTCTAAGCGATCTGGATCCCCCAACAAGACTTTCATTATATCCATTTATTTCAACCGTGCAAAACAGTTTTGATGGCGTGTATGAGTCTAATTTCAATGCAGGCCTGGACGTGAAATTTGGACTTACCGAAAACTTTACGTTAGACGCTACCCTTATTCCGGACTTCTCACAGACTGGTTTCGATAATATCACCTTAAACCTGGGGCCTTTTGAGCAAACATTTTCTGAACAAAGACAATTTTTTACTGAAGGAGTAGATCTTTTCTCTAAAGGAAACCTATTTTTCTCCAGAAGGGTAGGGGGCGCGCCCATTACAGATCCTGTAACTTCCGTTAATGAAGAAGTAGTGGATTATCCGGAATCTGTAAAGGTGCTGAATGCCATTAAAGTTTCAGGAAGGACCAAAAAAGGATTGGGACTGGGCTTCTTCAATTCCTTTACAGAAAAGGCGGAAGCGACCATAGAAAATATAGATACCAAAGAGAGAAGGCTAGAAGTGGTAGAACCCTTTACCAACTATAACATCATCGTTGTAGATCAGCAATTTAATGGTAATTCCTCCATAGGGATCATCAATACCAATGTAACCCGGGAAAGTTCTTTTAGAGATGCCAATGTTACCGCACTTACCTCTGATATTACCAATAAGCGTAATACCTATCAGGTTCGTGGCGATCTTAAAATGAGCAATCTCAATTTGGAGTCTGGTATGGAAACAGGGTTTAGTTCATTTTTTGCGGCCCGTAAAGCACATGGTAATTTTAGATATAGCATAGATCACAGTTATGCCGATACGAAATACGATCCCAACGATCTTGGTTTACAGTATAGGAACAATTATAACGACTTTGGGATCGATATCAACTACCGAACCTTTGAGCCTTCTGGCAAATGGAACCGTTATTTTGCTAATTTCTATGTTAATTATACAAGGTTGGCGAATCCAAGCTCTTTTACAGGTCTTGGAATGGGAATAAGTGCCAATGGAACCTTCAAAAAATTAAACCAAATGGGATTCAATATTAATTTGAGACCGGGGAAACAATATGATTATTTTGAACCCAGAAAAGCCGGCAGTTATTTTATTACTGAAAATGGTGTGAACGTAAATGGGTGGTGGCAATCCAACAACAACAAGAAAGTAGCGTTAAGTGCAAATATAGGTACAGAAACATTTCTAGAAAATGGACGTGATTATTTTGATTACTGGTTTGGGTTTGGACCTAGATTTCGTTTTAACGATAAATTTACGATCTCCTATTTTTTCTATCGCGATCATTATCTTGGAGATCGGGGCTATGTTGCTCAAATAGGAGAAGAGGTGATCTTTGGGGATAGGGATCGAGTAGAGATCGAGCAAACCTTTAATGCCAGTTATAATTTTAATCCTAATAACACTCTATCCCTTACGCTGAGAAATTACTGGGGCACTGTGGATTATGAGGATCAACTGTTCAGTTTATTGGATAATGGTAGGGTTACCAATGCCACAGGATATACAAAGACTACTATCCCGGACAATCCAGACATCAATTTTACAACTTGGAATTTCGATCTTGGCTATTCCTGGCAATTTGCCCCGGGGAGTTTTGTAACTGCACTTTACAGAAACCAGTTGTTTAATTTCGATACTGCAGCACGGGATTCTTATACCCAAAGTCTAGATACCTTGTTCGAACAACCCATTAATCATGTATTTTCATTAAAACTACAATACTTTTTGGATTATAATCAGGTTTCGGGATTGTTGAAAAAGCAGAAATCTTAG
- a CDS encoding HlyD family secretion protein, translating into MLNISRNQLNKNVTLVGYKAFEKAFKSKHFKIFNRFLLALGIIALVILFLPWTQNVSGNGYVTTLTPDQRPQTIQSPIPGRIEKWYVREGDFVKKGDTILFISEIKNEYQDPLLVERTRDQRDAKNRSVTSYQGKIAALQGQISALNKERRLKLQQAENKLMQARLKVKTDSIDLQAANTNRDIAARQFSRTQTLQAEGLKAMTEVEEKRLKLQETEAKLNSQENKLLSTRNNVINAEVEISRVAAEYADKIAKASSERFTAESNQFEAEAEVSKLENRSTNYELRSAMMYITAPQNGYINKALRAGLGETFKEGEKLVGIMPSNYDLAVETYVNPIDLPLMHLDERVRVQFDGWPAIVFSGWPGATFGTYSGKIVAIETFISANGKFRILIAPDKEHEPWPKNVRVGSGALTFALLEDVPIWYEIWRKLNGFPPNYYTPKDSNSTKTKK; encoded by the coding sequence ATGCTTAATATCTCCCGAAATCAGCTCAACAAGAACGTAACATTGGTGGGATATAAGGCTTTTGAGAAAGCATTTAAGTCCAAGCATTTTAAAATATTCAATCGGTTTTTACTCGCCTTGGGAATTATAGCTTTGGTGATCCTGTTTTTACCTTGGACACAAAATGTGTCGGGAAATGGTTATGTTACCACGCTCACACCAGATCAACGGCCACAAACCATACAATCTCCTATCCCGGGACGGATAGAAAAATGGTATGTTCGGGAAGGTGATTTTGTTAAGAAAGGAGATACTATTTTATTTATTTCGGAAATTAAAAATGAATATCAAGATCCGCTTTTAGTGGAGCGAACCAGAGATCAACGGGATGCCAAAAATAGGTCTGTAACTTCTTATCAAGGAAAGATAGCTGCTTTGCAAGGTCAAATTTCAGCGCTTAACAAAGAACGCAGATTGAAATTACAGCAAGCAGAAAATAAATTGATGCAAGCGCGTTTAAAAGTAAAAACCGATAGTATAGATCTACAGGCAGCCAACACCAATAGGGATATTGCAGCGCGCCAGTTTTCCCGAACGCAGACTTTACAAGCAGAAGGTTTAAAAGCCATGACAGAGGTGGAAGAGAAGCGACTGAAACTTCAGGAAACAGAAGCCAAATTAAATTCCCAAGAGAATAAACTGCTCAGCACCAGAAACAATGTAATCAATGCCGAAGTGGAAATAAGTCGGGTAGCCGCTGAATATGCAGATAAAATAGCAAAGGCCAGTAGCGAGAGGTTTACAGCCGAATCGAATCAATTTGAAGCAGAGGCAGAGGTTAGCAAACTGGAAAACAGGTCTACCAATTACGAGTTGCGCAGTGCCATGATGTATATAACCGCCCCACAAAATGGATATATCAATAAGGCCTTAAGGGCAGGATTGGGGGAGACGTTTAAAGAAGGTGAAAAGTTAGTGGGGATCATGCCTTCTAATTACGACCTCGCCGTAGAAACATATGTAAACCCAATAGATCTTCCTTTAATGCATTTGGATGAGCGTGTGCGCGTTCAATTTGATGGGTGGCCGGCAATTGTTTTTAGCGGTTGGCCTGGTGCTACCTTTGGAACATACTCTGGAAAAATAGTAGCAATAGAAACTTTTATAAGTGCCAATGGTAAATTTAGAATTCTTATTGCTCCAGATAAGGAGCATGAACCTTGGCCCAAAAATGTAAGGGTAGGATCTGGCGCACTTACTTTTGCCTTACTGGAAGATGTGCCCATCTGGTACGAGATCTGGAGAAAGCTTAATGGATTTCCCCCTAATTATTATACCCCAAAAGATTCCAATTCAACAAAAACCAAAAAGTAA
- a CDS encoding peptide-methionine (S)-S-oxide reductase, with product MPNYFEIIALGGGCHWCTEVVFQSLIGVEKSSAGPCGL from the coding sequence ATGCCGAATTATTTTGAAATAATTGCATTAGGAGGTGGTTGTCATTGGTGTACCGAAGTTGTTTTTCAATCGCTGATCGGGGTTGAAAAAAGTAGCGCAGGGCCATGTGGCCTGTAG
- a CDS encoding PepSY-like domain-containing protein, giving the protein MKRYLIPLSFLSIGIVSCQENKKDADKKSDVPEAVQTAFEKKYPGENDPDWKQDEHGYWESHFKKDGEKYRADFNADGSWVETENSIKDGELPEAIKNVITEKYSDREITEVERVDGAEKGIFYDVEFKQKGKNMDVEFREDGSVISQ; this is encoded by the coding sequence ATGAAACGATATTTGATACCACTTAGCTTTTTAAGCATAGGAATTGTAAGCTGTCAGGAGAATAAAAAAGATGCAGACAAAAAGAGCGATGTGCCCGAAGCGGTGCAAACAGCTTTTGAAAAGAAATATCCAGGAGAGAACGATCCAGACTGGAAACAAGATGAACACGGATATTGGGAATCGCATTTTAAGAAAGATGGAGAGAAATACCGCGCCGATTTTAATGCAGATGGTTCTTGGGTAGAAACCGAAAACAGTATAAAAGATGGCGAATTACCAGAAGCTATTAAGAATGTAATCACTGAAAAATATTCAGATCGTGAGATCACCGAAGTGGAGCGAGTAGATGGTGCTGAAAAAGGCATTTTTTACGATGTGGAATTCAAACAAAAAGGCAAGAATATGGATGTGGAGTTCCGAGAAGATGGCTCTGTAATCTCCCAATAA
- a CDS encoding TetR/AcrR family transcriptional regulator codes for MEDLLKNLRINVNDKTYLKDPESSVLGKSIITNSIDLINEIGFEAFTFKKLGIVIKSNESSIYRYFENKHKLLLYLTSWYWAWLEYQMVIKTFSISNPKKKLEEIILLVTKSIETDSNFSHINEVKLSKIVINEYSKSFLTKEVDTENKEGYFSIYKRLILRIKEAIAAVDPSYKYPISLAGTLVEGSLHQHFLKEHFPNITDCNESITPSEFYKNLVFKSLNIVS; via the coding sequence ATGGAAGATTTACTTAAAAATTTGAGGATCAATGTCAATGACAAAACTTATCTGAAAGATCCGGAATCGTCAGTATTAGGGAAAAGTATTATTACCAATAGTATAGATCTTATTAACGAAATAGGCTTTGAAGCCTTTACATTTAAAAAGTTGGGCATCGTTATAAAATCCAATGAAAGCTCCATATACCGCTATTTTGAGAATAAACATAAGTTATTGCTATATCTAACATCTTGGTACTGGGCCTGGCTAGAATATCAAATGGTTATTAAAACTTTTAGTATTTCCAACCCAAAGAAAAAACTGGAAGAAATTATTCTGTTGGTCACTAAATCTATAGAAACAGATTCCAATTTTTCTCATATCAACGAGGTTAAATTAAGTAAGATCGTGATCAATGAATATTCAAAATCTTTTTTGACCAAAGAGGTAGATACAGAAAATAAAGAAGGGTATTTTTCTATCTATAAACGACTGATCCTGCGTATAAAAGAAGCAATAGCTGCAGTAGACCCCTCCTATAAATATCCGATTAGTTTGGCTGGTACCCTTGTAGAAGGTTCTTTGCACCAGCATTTCTTAAAAGAACATTTCCCAAATATAACCGATTGCAATGAATCGATCACCCCTTCAGAATTTTATAAAAACCTGGTTTTTAAGTCTTTAAATATAGTATCTTAA
- a CDS encoding TolC family protein, giving the protein MKNLLVVVAIVFVSTLGTRGQENTNSVSEVLSFEEYLGYVKQHHPLLKQANLQLSFGEANLLEARGGFDPKIEVDYGRKQFKSVEYYDLLNATFKIPTWYGVEFKANFEENTGQYLNPSLQVPEGGLYSAGVSFSLAQGLLMNERMAMLKKARFYIHQTKAQRDLMVNDLIFEASKAYLEWVEAYNEQVIYVDFTTNAQLRFQGVKRSVEEGDKAAIDATEAKITLQTRKLNLEAAKLKTKKAALKASNFLWVNDVPVEINEDIVPILPNDAILSSSLYLEGISSESQSSVNHPKIRSIDAKVKGLEVERSLKRNKLLPKLDFQYNFLSPEAEQLNTFNTENYKAGASFSMPLFLRKERGAVKLANLKLQDANFERSATGVSLQNKIKAVAIEIESLQQQNELIYEIVVDYQTMLAAEERKFELGESSLFLINSREQKLIEATLKANTLQIKFLDAHANLFNAMGVSEELGQ; this is encoded by the coding sequence ATGAAGAACTTACTTGTAGTTGTAGCAATTGTATTTGTTTCTACTCTTGGTACTAGAGGTCAAGAGAACACAAATTCAGTTAGTGAAGTACTTTCTTTTGAAGAGTATTTGGGATATGTAAAGCAGCATCATCCCCTTTTAAAGCAAGCCAACCTGCAACTTAGTTTTGGCGAAGCCAATTTGTTGGAGGCTCGAGGTGGATTTGATCCTAAGATCGAGGTAGATTATGGCCGCAAGCAATTTAAAAGTGTCGAATATTACGATTTGCTAAATGCAACCTTTAAAATACCTACCTGGTATGGGGTGGAATTTAAAGCCAATTTTGAAGAGAATACGGGGCAGTATTTAAATCCGAGTTTACAAGTTCCAGAAGGGGGACTGTATAGTGCGGGGGTCTCTTTTTCCCTTGCGCAAGGATTATTGATGAATGAACGTATGGCAATGCTGAAAAAAGCTCGTTTTTATATACACCAAACGAAAGCCCAACGTGATTTGATGGTAAACGACCTGATTTTTGAAGCAAGCAAGGCTTATCTGGAATGGGTGGAAGCCTATAATGAACAAGTTATCTATGTAGATTTTACCACCAATGCCCAACTACGGTTTCAAGGAGTTAAAAGAAGCGTAGAAGAAGGAGATAAAGCAGCGATAGATGCCACCGAAGCAAAAATAACGCTACAAACCAGAAAGTTGAATTTAGAAGCGGCGAAGCTTAAAACCAAAAAAGCAGCTTTAAAAGCCAGTAATTTTTTATGGGTGAACGATGTGCCGGTAGAGATAAACGAAGATATTGTGCCGATTTTACCAAATGATGCCATTTTATCGAGCTCGTTGTACCTGGAAGGAATTAGCAGTGAAAGCCAATCCAGTGTGAATCATCCAAAGATAAGAAGTATAGACGCTAAGGTGAAAGGATTGGAAGTAGAACGATCGCTAAAACGAAACAAATTATTACCAAAATTAGACTTTCAATATAATTTCCTAAGCCCGGAAGCAGAACAATTAAACACTTTTAATACTGAAAATTATAAAGCAGGAGCCAGCTTTAGCATGCCCTTATTTCTTAGGAAGGAAAGGGGAGCGGTTAAGCTGGCAAATCTAAAGCTTCAGGACGCTAATTTTGAGCGGTCAGCAACGGGAGTAAGCCTTCAAAACAAGATTAAAGCTGTTGCTATTGAAATTGAATCCTTGCAGCAACAAAACGAGCTTATTTACGAGATCGTGGTGGATTACCAAACGATGTTAGCAGCAGAGGAGCGTAAATTCGAGTTAGGGGAAAGTTCACTGTTTTTAATTAATTCCAGAGAACAGAAATTAATTGAAGCTACATTGAAAGCAAATACTTTGCAAATCAAGTTTCTGGATGCGCATGCTAATTTATTTAATGCCATGGGTGTTTCTGAAGAGCTTGGGCAATAG
- a CDS encoding MBL fold metallo-hydrolase: protein MFVTHGDPDHYWYIDKVSAVSNAPVICNKSMVENVKDKTLMLGPRNKGLAFTTPLEKLYTISVGETIQLDGVLITGIKKTHGQLLLKLGPFSKTLKPGPKKRIGWGAIGFNIELDGKTVVNLGDILLQAREWQSIKNPDVLMIPIGGQTVHNTMGVQEALQTVK, encoded by the coding sequence ATCTTCGTGACTCATGGAGATCCTGACCATTATTGGTATATAGATAAAGTTTCGGCAGTCTCTAATGCCCCTGTAATTTGCAATAAATCCATGGTGGAAAATGTAAAAGATAAAACTCTCATGCTTGGTCCGCGAAATAAAGGACTGGCATTTACAACGCCACTAGAAAAGCTATATACCATTTCGGTGGGTGAAACCATCCAGCTTGATGGCGTGCTAATTACGGGAATAAAGAAGACTCATGGGCAGCTCCTTCTTAAATTGGGGCCATTTTCCAAAACGCTAAAGCCAGGGCCAAAAAAGAGGATCGGGTGGGGAGCAATTGGATTTAATATTGAACTTGACGGAAAGACGGTTGTTAATCTTGGGGACATCCTTCTTCAGGCACGGGAATGGCAATCCATAAAAAACCCTGATGTTTTGATGATCCCCATTGGTGGACAAACGGTCCATAACACCATGGGTGTACAAGAGGCCTTGCAAACGGTAAAATAA
- a CDS encoding elongation factor G has product MKIYDDKHIKNVVFVGAHNTGKTTLAETMLFEAGLINRRGSIETKNTVSDFHEIEHEKGNSVFATPLHTEWRNYKINIIDTPGLDDFIGEIISSIHVADTVVTVLNGQHGVEVGTEIIWGYINKYHKPTIFVINQIDHPAFNFEESFKSLYGLVGQNAIKMQYPLVIDGLQCIIDLLKMKMYQFSAHGGKPKKLEIPEDQKELAEKLHNELVEKAAENDEELMELFFEKGSLTEDEMRKGIKAGMLNHDLFPVFCMSALNDMGSGRLMGFIDNVAPAATDLKLTQNLAGKEKLATKEENPTVLFVFKTVHQPNLGQITFFKVINGEIKVNDRVWNSRNGESEVLNQLFIMDGKNRNPVNKLNFGDIGATLKLKYTETNDVLATTDRKLEINTIQYPEPRIRKAVFAVNTKDEEKLNEALKKIHSQDPTVAVSFADESHELILKCQGELHLAIIDWILKNNYGVEARFEKPKIAFRETIQRASAANYRHKKQSGGSGQFAQVHMKIEPWYEGIPEPEGISIRGKEEVDLPWGGKLVFYNCIVGGAIDLRYLTSIMKGVLEVMEEGPLTGSYIRDVRVMALDGKMHSVDSNDISFKIAGAHAFKEAFLNANPKLLEPTMELTVKVPDEMVGNVMTELQTRRSIIQGIESSDTYQVLKCIAPEAELFGFSTDLRSLTQGRASFKMAFSSYQPVPINVQKELVNT; this is encoded by the coding sequence ATGAAAATATACGACGATAAACACATTAAAAATGTAGTTTTTGTAGGAGCCCATAACACTGGCAAGACCACCTTGGCAGAAACCATGTTGTTCGAAGCCGGGCTAATTAATAGGCGCGGCAGTATAGAAACCAAAAATACAGTATCAGATTTTCATGAAATAGAACACGAAAAAGGGAATTCCGTCTTTGCCACCCCTTTGCATACCGAATGGCGCAACTATAAAATTAATATCATAGATACTCCAGGCCTTGACGATTTTATCGGTGAAATCATCTCCTCCATTCATGTGGCAGATACGGTGGTCACTGTTTTAAATGGACAGCATGGGGTAGAAGTGGGCACCGAAATTATTTGGGGTTATATCAATAAATACCATAAGCCCACCATATTTGTTATTAATCAAATAGATCATCCGGCATTCAATTTTGAAGAAAGTTTTAAAAGCCTATATGGATTAGTAGGGCAGAATGCCATCAAGATGCAGTATCCATTGGTCATAGATGGTCTACAATGTATTATAGATCTACTGAAGATGAAAATGTACCAATTTTCGGCCCATGGCGGGAAACCTAAAAAGTTGGAGATTCCGGAAGATCAGAAAGAATTGGCTGAAAAGCTGCACAATGAGCTAGTGGAAAAAGCAGCTGAAAATGACGAAGAATTGATGGAACTCTTCTTTGAAAAAGGAAGCCTCACCGAGGACGAAATGCGGAAGGGCATAAAAGCTGGTATGCTTAACCATGACCTTTTCCCAGTGTTTTGTATGTCTGCCTTAAACGATATGGGAAGTGGTCGGTTAATGGGTTTTATAGATAATGTGGCTCCTGCCGCCACCGATTTAAAACTAACACAAAACCTAGCTGGAAAAGAAAAATTAGCCACCAAGGAGGAGAATCCTACAGTACTATTTGTATTTAAGACAGTACATCAACCCAATCTGGGACAAATAACCTTCTTTAAGGTAATTAATGGGGAGATAAAAGTAAACGACAGGGTATGGAATTCCCGAAATGGAGAATCAGAAGTCTTAAACCAGCTATTTATTATGGATGGGAAGAACAGGAATCCTGTTAATAAATTAAACTTTGGGGATATTGGAGCTACCTTAAAACTAAAATATACCGAAACCAACGATGTGCTTGCGACAACAGATAGAAAACTGGAAATTAATACTATCCAGTACCCCGAACCTAGAATAAGAAAAGCAGTATTTGCAGTAAACACCAAAGATGAAGAAAAGCTGAACGAGGCACTAAAAAAGATCCATAGTCAGGATCCAACGGTAGCGGTCTCTTTTGCAGATGAATCCCATGAGCTCATATTAAAATGTCAGGGAGAATTACATTTGGCAATAATAGATTGGATCTTAAAAAACAATTACGGGGTAGAAGCTCGATTTGAAAAGCCAAAGATCGCTTTTAGGGAAACCATTCAAAGAGCTTCCGCGGCCAACTATCGGCATAAAAAGCAATCGGGAGGTTCGGGACAATTTGCACAGGTTCATATGAAAATTGAACCTTGGTATGAAGGAATTCCAGAACCCGAAGGCATTAGCATACGGGGAAAAGAGGAAGTAGATCTTCCCTGGGGAGGGAAATTGGTGTTTTATAACTGCATTGTTGGTGGTGCCATAGACCTGCGTTATTTAACTTCTATTATGAAAGGTGTTTTGGAAGTGATGGAGGAGGGCCCGCTTACAGGTTCCTATATAAGGGATGTTCGGGTAATGGCTCTGGACGGTAAGATGCACTCGGTAGATTCTAACGATATCTCTTTTAAAATTGCAGGAGCTCATGCTTTTAAGGAAGCTTTTTTAAATGCAAATCCTAAATTGCTAGAGCCTACTATGGAACTCACGGTAAAAGTCCCAGATGAAATGGTGGGCAATGTGATGACAGAGTTGCAAACACGACGTTCCATCATTCAAGGAATTGAATCCAGTGATACTTATCAGGTCTTAAAATGTATTGCTCCAGAAGCAGAATTATTTGGATTTTCTACAGATCTAAGATCCTTAACTCAAGGACGGGCTTCCTTTAAAATGGCCTTTTCTTCTTATCAACCCGTACCCATAAATGTTCAAAAAGAATTGGTGAATACTTAG